A window from Cryptomeria japonica chromosome 1, Sugi_1.0, whole genome shotgun sequence encodes these proteins:
- the LOC131049722 gene encoding GDSL esterase/lipase 6-like, translating into MEKSMLSILVGLWMIIRSVAAVKQPYVPAIFVFGDSIADAGNNNYIPQSKLRANFTPYGVSFFPHPTGRFTNGRTAFDFIRILEVYDALILVAANYLGLPFPPPFLKPKANFTRGINFASGGSGLFDSTGAESNIISLSNQVKLFEEFSSNLTRTNSFGPAQAKSYLGKSLYCIAIQGNDIAYYTANTTLQNTTTLEQFVKLMLAKFDQYVRRLYHSGARKFLVLDIPAVGCTPYSRFAGYNEDKGECVDLPSQLVIEYNNNFKNLVAQLNQNLDGATIIQLNTYNYVMDMFEKAKAYGFKDFTTACCGSGMFHAQVSCGKTKPQPVFCNDINAHLYWDGTHPTEKVYSMFSRQIWSGNSSYIYPFNLSTLVLGKNSSGH; encoded by the exons ATGGAGAAATCAATGCTGAGTATTTTGGTTGGGCTATGGATGATCATTCGCTCTGTAGCTGCTGTAAAACAGCCATATGTGCCGGCCATTTTTGTGTTCGGAGACTCAATAGCAGACGCAGGAAACAATAACTACATTCCCCAGAGTAAACTGCGTGCAAACTTCACACCATATGGCGTTTCCTTTTTCCCCCACCCAACTGGTCGCTTTACCAATGGCCGCACCGCTTTTGATTTC ATCAGAATATTGGAGGTGTATGATGCATTGATTTTGGTTGCAGCTAATTACTTGGGGCTCCCCTTTCCTCCTCCATTTCTGAAACCAAAGGCCAATTTTACAAGAGGGATAAATTTTGCATCAGGAGGTAGCGGATTGTTCGACTCAACGGGCGCCGAATCG AACATTATCAGTCTGAGTAACCAAGTAAAGCTATTCGAAGAGTTTTCTTCTAATCTAACGAGAACGAACTCATTTGGACCTGCCCAAGCTAAATCCTACTTAGGAAAGTCTTTATATTGCATTGCAATTCAAGGCAACGATATTGCCTACTACACAGCCAACACTACTCTCCAAAACACCACTACTCTTGAGCAGTTCGTCAAGCTGATGCTAGCGAAATTCGATCAGTATGTACGA AGGCTTTACCATAGTGGGGCAAGGAAATTCCTTGTATTAGACATTCCAGCTGTGGGGTGTACTCCTTACAGCAGATTTGCTGGATataatgaagacaaaggtgaatgTGTGGATCTCCCAAGCCAGCTGGTTATTGAATATAACAATAATTTCAAGAACCTTGTGGCTCAACTCAATCAAAATCTAGATGGGGCAACCATCATTCAACTTAATACTTACAATTATGTTATGGACATGTTCGAAAAGGCTAAAGCCTATG GATTTAAGGATTTTACGACAGCATGCTGTGGATCAGGAATGTTTCATGCACAAGTGAGCTGTGGAAAGACGAAGCCACAGCCTGTGTTTTGCAACGATATAAACGCACATTTGTACTGGGATGGAACTCATCCCACtgaaaaagtttattccatgttttCACGCCAGATTTGGTCCGGGAATTCTTCTTACATATACCCATTTAATCTTTCTACCCTAGTCTTGGGTAAGAACAGCTCTGGTCATTGA